A window of the Macadamia integrifolia cultivar HAES 741 unplaced genomic scaffold, SCU_Mint_v3 scaffold2156, whole genome shotgun sequence genome harbors these coding sequences:
- the LOC122065946 gene encoding protein ETHYLENE INSENSITIVE 3-like has translation MMGIFEEMGFCSNLDFMSAPPVEGDLAPEGEPEATVEEDYSDEETDVDELERRMWRDRMLLRRLKEQNKGKEGVDTVKQRQSQEQARRKKMSRAQDGILKYMLKMMEVCKAQGFVYGIIPEKGKPVSGASDNLRAWWKEKVRFDRNGPAAIAKYQADNAFQGKNEDSNVVASTPHTLQELQDTTLGSLLSALMQHCDPPQRRFPLEKGVAPPWWPTSKEEWWPQLGFPKDQGPPPYKKPHDLKKAWKVSVLTAVIKHMFPDIAKIRKLVRQSKCLQDKMTAKESATWLAIINQEEALSRKLYPDRCPPISSAGGSGSFVLSESSEYDVEGVEDEQSFEVEECKPHDANMFNMRMVGNKFAFPAPVKGEITSSDFNQKRNSSSDEPEAENVDHRIYTCENLRCPYSDNCSGFLDRTSRNNHQANCPFRSVSQGFGVSNFQTEEKPAIFSVPYAQPRLAPPVPNLTQPSFNLSGLGLSNDGQKIISELMSIYDTDLQQNKVSKSGTDTVLEDQNPGQPRTQLDETFFGGNIFEGTNAAINHTMFPRDEVQFDQCKTFDPPFEPNPSDIGADFRFGSPFNLPSVDFTDVMPRGTVDTMSCKQDNSIWFM, from the coding sequence ATGATGGGAATCTTTGAAGAAATGGGGTTTTGCTCAAATCTTGATTTTATGTCTGCTCCACCAGTAGAGGGAGATCTGGCCCCTGAAGGAGAACCAGAGGCCACTGTTGAGGAGGATTATAGTGATGAAGAGACGGATGTTGATGAGCTGGAGAGGAGGATGTGGAGGGATCGGATGCTTCTGAGACGGCTCAAAGAACAGAACAAGGGGAAGGAGGGAGTTGATACTGTGAAGCAGAGGCAATCGCAGGAACAGGCTCGAAGAAAGAAGATGTCGCGAGCACAAGATGGGATTCTGAAGTATATGCTGAAGATGATGGAAGTTTGTAAAGCTCAGGGTTTTGTGTATGGAATCATCCCTGAGAAGGGAAAGCCTGTGAGCGGTGCTTCTGATAATCTTCGTGCGTGGTGGAAGGAGAAAGTGAGATTTGATAGAAATGGTCCCGCTGCAATAGCCAAGTATCAGGCTGATAATGCGTTCCAGGGGAAGAACGAAGACTCTAATGTGGTTGCCTCCACCCCTCATACTCTGCAAGAGCTTCAAGACACCACTCTTGGTTCGCTATTATCGGCTCTGATGCAGCACTGTGATCCACCTCAGAGGAGGTTCCCATTGGAGAAGGGTGTTGCTCCACCATGGTGGCCTACTAGCAAAGAGGAATGGTGGCCTCAATTGGGGTTTCCAAAAGATCAAGGTCCTCCCCCTTACAAGAAGCCTCATGATCTGAAGAAGGCGTGGAAGGTGAGCGTGCTTACTGCTGTTATCAAGCACATGTTTCCTGATATTGCCAAGATCCGCAAGCTAGTGAGGCAATCGAAGTGCTTGCAGGATAAGATGACTGCAAAGGAGAGCGCGACTTGGTTGGCCATAATTAACCAGGAGGAAGCCTTGTCTAGGAAACTCTACCCTGATCGATGCCCACCAATATCCTCAGCTGGTGGGAGTGGATCTTTTGTTCTCAGTGAAAGCAGTGAGTATGATGTTGAAGGGGTTGAAGATGAACAGAGTTTTGAAGTAGAGGAGTGCAAACCCCATGATGCAAACATGTTCAATATGCGGATGGTTGGAAACAAGTTTGCTTTCCCTGCCCCAGTCAAGGGAGAGATTACCAGCTCGGATTTCAATCAGAAGCGGAATTCATCATCTGATGAGCCTGAAGCAGAAAATGTTGATCACAGGATCTACACTTGTGAGAACCTTCGGTGCCCTTACAGTGATAACTGCTCGGGCTTTCTTGACAGAACGTCAAGGAATAATCACCAGGCGAATTGCCCATTTCGCAGTGTTTCACaggggtttggagtctccaattTCCAGACTGAGGAAAAACCAGCCATCTTCTCTGTGCCATATGCTCAACCCAGGCTGGCACCTCCAGTGCCAAACCTGACTCAGCCATCCTTCAATCTGTCAGGTCTTGGGCTATCAAACGATGGGCAGAAAATTATATCGGAGCTTATGTCAATCTATGATACTGATCTGCAGCAAAACAAGGTCTCAAAGTCTGGAACTGATACTGTTTTAGAAGATCAAAATCCTGGGCAGCCAAGAACTCAACTGGATGAGACCTTCTTTGGTGGTAACATCTTCGAGGGGACCAATGCAGCAATCAACCATACAATGTTCCCTCGAGATGAAGTACAGTTTGACCAGTGTAAGACGTTCGACCCACCATTTGAGCCCAATCCTAGCGACATCGGAGCAGACTTCAGATTTGGGTCTCCTTTTAACTTGCCGTCTGTTGATTTTACTGATGTCATGCCTAGAGGAACGGTGGACACAATGTCCTGCAAGCAAGACAATTCAATCTGGTTCATGTGA